A segment of the Blastocatellia bacterium genome:
GCATACGGGACAATGATTGCCGACAAGGGACGGATGGAGCCCTACTGCGAGGCGCTGCGCCGGGCCGTCAACCCGGGCAGTGTTGTGGTTGACATCGGCACAGGCACAGGCATCTTTGCGTTTCTAGCCTGCCAGATGGGCGCGCGGAAGGTCTACGCCATTGAGCCTGACGACGCGATCCAGGTAGCTCGCGAGCTGGCCGTTGCCAATGGCTATGCCGACCGGATTCAGTTCATTCAGAAACGCTCCACAGAGGTTGAATTGCCGGAAC
Coding sequences within it:
- a CDS encoding 50S ribosomal protein L11 methyltransferase → MYSIAAYGTMIADKGRMEPYCEALRRAVNPGSVVVDIGTGTGIFAFLACQMGARKVYAIEPDDAIQVARELAVANGYADRIQFIQKRSTEVELPE